A segment of the Colletotrichum destructivum chromosome 3, complete sequence genome:
GTCCTTGAAGCGAGGATTGCGTTTGATGCGCGTTTCCTCCGCGAAATGGTCGTCATACTGTCGTTCGAGATATTCGAGGATTTTGGAGAAGCTGCGATGGCGCTGTCAGTGATGCTCTTCGAACCTGCGTAGACATATGCCTGAACCAAGGGCGGGAAACTCCGACCTGGCCTCATTGTCAATGTCGTCTCCAAAACCAGGCGTATCAACGACGGTAAGGGAGACGCAGGTGTGCTCCTCGTCTAGCTCTACCTCTGGATCGCCGATCAAAGTTAACCTCGCGCCTACCAACATGCGAGGACTTGTGAATTTACCAGTGGTTATGTGCTTGATCTCTAGCCCGTGCTCTGCGTGGGCGCTGCTTGGTTCATCTGCGTCTTTGTGATCTAGGACCCTGCGGCCGCACAGCATGTTGACGAAGGTGGTTCTGCCTACAGGGGAGAGCCAGTCTAGTCAGCTTGTCCCAAGAATCCCGAGGTACGGGCACCCTACGAACCGGTTCCTGATGCCCCGCAGACCATGAGGGAGAACTGGATTCCCTTCTTGACATTCTTCTTTCGACGAATGATCTATGCGCAGAGTCGGGATCAGTCAAGATGAGCTCTCTCCTGCTTGCGATAGCCGGCTTTGAACTTGTCGCAACACTTCGGGAGCAAGAGGTTCGAGGGATGGAACACCACATACGGGGTTAGACATTGCGCACTATCATGTCTGGCTGACATGCAAGTCCACAAGAAGCACAGTAACGTAACAGATACCTGCAGAGCTGGCTTCCATACTCGTCGCGGTTTTCTCAAAGAAGGAGAGGGTAGGTTATATACGAGCGATGCAACATTGAATGTCATTGCGGCGGTGGGGCCTAGGCTTGCGCCAAGTGCTTGCCCCCTGCATAATTACCCAACTCTGATTGGCCAGCTCAAAGCATACCATATTTGGCTAGCGCGCATTTTGGCGGCATGCTTCAAACACAGTCGAACCGAACGCTATCGGCACCGCCTAAAAGGAGTTCGCTCTTCTCGGAACACGCAAACCGTGCTTGCGTCTCCCATAGCTCCGATAGACACCGTAGTTGCGCAAGCATCCATTCCCGTTGAGACTCTGGCACTGGCGAACAGCTGCAGGCAACAAAGAGGGTCCATATAAGTGAAAACCCCCCGGTGCTTGTGAGGCTGTTTCTCTTTGTCGTGGGCTGATCTGCTCTTGTCCCCTGGCGACGGCCTCTTTCCGAGGTAGGAAGTTTCATCTTGGACAAATCGTGCCCCAGGAGAAACGGGATGGTCGCGCATATGTCGTTGACCAACTCACGACTGCTGCTCTCGGTTCTCCCCACGTCCATGAACGGACCCGGTTCCATTGCGGCAGACAACCAAGAGGCTGTACGGATGATGACTGACTGCACAATCAGCCGTGATACTCGATAGAAGTTCCAGACGCGAGCAGTGTAGAGGTCTGTGTATCTGTGCACTTGAAGTGGAACAAATCGCGATCCTCCCACGCTGTCGATGTTCATGGCCGCCAAGTAGGACCAGGTTGCGGGGAGAGTGCACGACCACTCCGATAATTCTCGATCCAGAACACTGGCACTGCGAAACAAATCCTCAACATCGGGTTTTTCGGGGTCCCGCCGTTGTGTGAACAAGAAGTTGCTCCGGTACTGGATGTGAGAGATTTGGGCCGCTTTCCACACAAGATAATCTTCCGGGCTTTGGGTTGGAGACAGCGGCACATCTGTGTCGGAAAAAACTTCGTCAACCGGCCGACACATCTGCATCTGGCCCAAAACCTAACCCACTAGCCGTTAGAACCACGCTTACAGGTGCAAAACATAGGAAGCGCTCGTACCACATTCCTCCGGATGAACCTGAACATACTGCGTGACAGGGACGTGTGCACTCCCTTCGCATTGCGAAACTTCACTAAAGCGGCAGCTCCGTCGACATGGGCCCCCCATGCGGATGGTGTATTTGGATCCCCAAGCATGGTCTTGCACGGGCACTAGGTCAGCGTAGTCTGGGGCAGCGTGTTCTAGAGAATGATAGACTAACCTCATACCCGCTGAGGAGAAGAGTGGCATATAGCGTTTGGTCGTGTTCCAATTCCTCCGGATCTTGGATGGCTTTTCCAACGGCTCTGATGGCCTGGACATATCGTATCCTGGAcaccagcgccgcctcgtctACCAACTTCCTAGAGGCAGCGTATGAAATTGCCTCCGTAGCCAAGCGCAAGGCAGAGTTAGGCCCGCTCCGAGCGTAAAGGTCTGGTAATTGCGAATGGAGGAAGCGTACAGGATCCGCGTGCGATAGATTGTCAAGTGTGGTGTGATAAAAGCGACACAAGACTACTTCTTCCAAAGACGGCGAAAGCCGTTCGAACGGAGACACACTAGTACCGTGCGACCATTTCGAGACCCCCGCAAGTAGTGGAGATTGCTGTGCATTTACTGCTAATGTACAGCCCGGAGGATGGCTGCGTAGGTGTCCTCGGCGGATCTTGACCTGCGTCCGGGCCGTCTCGTCACGGAACAAGAGAACCGATTG
Coding sequences within it:
- a CDS encoding Putative zn(2)Cys(6) fungal-type DNA-binding domain, fungal transcription factor, with amino-acid sequence MVYCGKPSRGCENCRKLHKKCDEKQPACSRCVRTKKICPGYRDQSVLLFRDETARTQVKIRRGHLRSHPPGCTLAVNAQQSPLLAGVSKWSHGTSVSPFERLSPSLEEVVLCRFYHTTLDNLSHADPVRFLHSQLPDLYARSGPNSALRLATEAISYAASRKLVDEAALVSRIRYVQAIRAVGKAIQDPEELEHDQTLYATLLLSGYETMLGDPNTPSAWGAHVDGAAALVKFRNAKGVHTSLSRSMFRFIRRNVVLGQMQMCRPVDEVFSDTDVPLSPTQSPEDYLVWKAAQISHIQYRSNFLFTQRRDPEKPDVEDLFRSASVLDRELSEWSCTLPATWSYLAAMNIDSVGGSRFVPLQVHRYTDLYTARVWNFYRVSRLIVQSVIIRTASWLSAAMEPGPFMDVGRTESSSRELVNDICATIPFLLGHDLSKMKLPTSERGRRQGTRADQPTTKRNSLTSTGGFSLIWTLFVACSCSPVPESQREWMLAQLRCLSELWETQARFACSEKSELLLGGADSVRFDCV